From the Ruania alkalisoli genome, one window contains:
- the rsmD gene encoding 16S rRNA (guanine(966)-N(2))-methyltransferase RsmD encodes MTRLIAGTAGGQRLEVPPKGTRPTSDRVREAIFSRLEHLGVLAGTRVLDLYAGSGALGLEAASRGAARVTLVESARVAAGICRSNARRTGLADRVDVVAAPVERYVAGPAPAVGYDLVLIDPPYAADVEEVLTALTQPGWLAADTTIVLERSGRTPAPVWPDGWTDDGTKSYGETAVHYALVP; translated from the coding sequence GTGACCCGCCTGATCGCCGGAACTGCGGGTGGCCAACGCCTCGAGGTTCCCCCGAAGGGCACGCGACCGACCAGCGATCGCGTGCGAGAAGCGATCTTCTCTCGGCTCGAGCATCTCGGCGTGCTGGCCGGGACCCGGGTTCTCGATCTGTATGCCGGGTCGGGGGCACTGGGACTGGAGGCTGCGAGCAGGGGTGCAGCGCGGGTGACATTGGTGGAGTCCGCACGAGTGGCAGCCGGAATCTGCCGCTCGAACGCCCGGCGAACCGGCCTTGCCGACCGGGTGGACGTGGTGGCAGCCCCGGTCGAGCGGTATGTCGCAGGGCCGGCACCCGCTGTGGGGTACGACCTGGTGCTCATCGACCCCCCGTACGCTGCGGACGTCGAGGAGGTGCTGACCGCTCTCACTCAACCCGGGTGGCTCGCCGCCGACACCACGATCGTGCTCGAACGATCGGGTCGGACTCCGGCCCCGGTCTGGCCGGATGGGTGGACCGACGACGGCACCAAGTCCTACGGCGAGACCGCGGTGCACTACGCGCTGGTGCCCTGA